The genomic DNA CTCTTCATGAATCGTATCCATGTCTTCTACCGTCGTTCCAACGTCTTCTGCCGTAATGTATCGGCCGTTTAAACTTTGAATGTACCGTCCAAACGCGCGAAACATTGCTTCATTTTTGTCTTTCCGCGGATCACCAATGATGACCGTTTTTCCACCGCCGAGATTCAACCCAGCCGCGGCATTTTTATACGTCATGCCTTTGGCCAACCGCAAAGCGTCTTCAATGGCTGCCTCTTCCGAATCGTATTTCCACATTCTCGTCCCGCCGAGCGCCGGTCCCAAAGTCGTGTCATGGATGGCGATGATCGCTTTCAATCCCGAATCTTGATCCTGGCAAAACACGAGTTGTTCGTAGTCATAACGTTCCATATAAGAAAATAGTTCCATCTATGAAGACCTCCTTAATTAAAATCAAAACTCACAGCTGAACGAGAGAGACAGTCGTAATCAAAGGGGACGAGAACTTTTTTATAAAAATAACCGCCTCTCCACCCTCCCGCCATAGAAACTCATGCAATTTTCGTGCCAAACGCAGCGAACGTGCAAAGCTTGAAAAATAAACTCGTTTGCCCGAAAGAAACATGAAATATGTTGCAGGGTATGATATTTTTTGCATGCTAAATTATTCAATCCCGTACTTCTCCATCTTGTAATACAGGTTTCTTACGGATATTTTTAATGCTTGCGCCGTTTTCGTTTTATTGTGGTTTTGTTGATGCAGCGTTTCAGAAATGATTCTTTTTTCAAAAGAGGACATGAGCTGCGACAAGGATTGTTGACCTTCTCTTTCCTCGATTGGCGGGCGCCGCCTTCCGTAATCGGACGTTCCAAGCAAAGGGATGTCCTCGCGATCCAACAGCCTGGCATGAAAACCCATGTGAATCATTGCGCGTCCGAGCACGTTTTCGAGTTCCCTGACGTTTCCCGGCCAATCGTAACGATGCAAGTAGTCCAAGGCGGGTTCGGTCAACCCTTCCACATTCCGACCGAACTCTTGGTTCAATTTGTGAAGCAAATGCCGGCATAACCATTTAAGATCTTCTTTTCTTTCTCGCAAAGGCGGGATTTGTATCGGCATGCGGTTCAATCGGTAAAATAAATCTTTACGAAACGTGCCGGCCTTCAGGCGCTTGTCCAATTCAACATTTGTCGCCGCGATCACGCGCGAGTCAATGGAGACTGGTTTCGTTCCTCCGACGCGGACAATTTCGTTTTCCTGCAAAACCCGCAACAATTTTGCTTGAATGGCCGGGGACAGCTCGCCGATTTCATCCAAAAAAATACTGCCGCCGTTCGCTTCTTCGAACAACCCGGTTTTTCCGCCTTTGCGAGCGCCGGAAAACGCACCTTCTTCGTAGCCGAATAATTCGCTCTCCAACAACGACTCGGACAAGGCGGCACAGTTGACCCGGACAAATTTGCCGTTTTTTCGATCGCTCGCATTATGAATCGCATGCGCAAACAATTCTTTCCCTGTACCGGACTCTCCACGAAGCAAAATCGTCACAGGAGTCGACGCGGCAGCTTTTGCCTGTTCGACCACCTGTTGCATCCGTGTGGACGAGGCACAGATGATATCGTCGAACGTATACTTCGCCTCGAGTGTTCGAATGATTTGTTTCGCGCGGTTCAATTCGTCCGTCAATCGCTGAATTTCCGATACGTCATGCAAAATGCCGACGCTTCCTTTGATTTCACCGTCCACGATCACCGGGGCTACGTTGACGACCACGTTCCTGCCTCTCGGCCCGACTTTCATATGTACACCGCGGACCGGTCGTTTCGTTTTCAATACTTGCATGTGCATGCTTTCGCCTTCGGAGATGTCTTCCGTTGCCGGCTTTCCTACGACATCTTCGCTATTTAGTCCGGTCATTCGCGTATAAGCCGGATTAATCATCATTCCTAATCCGTTTTCGTCAACGACGGAAATCGCTTCTTCCGAAGACTGAATGATCGCTTCCAACATCGTGCGGATGCTTTTCAAATTCGTGACTTCTTCTGCCATTTCGACGATTTCGGTAATGTCGTTGAACGCGGCTAATGCACCGACGGTACGTCCGCGTTCATCCGTCATCGCAATCCGCGTCGTGATGATTTTTCTGCCGTTCTCAAGCATTTGCTCTTGATGGAATTCCGACTTCCCCGACTTCAGCACTCGCGGCAAATTCGTTGACGGCATCACTTCGGAAATTCGTTGGCCGATCACCTTATCTCGAGACAAACTCGTCATTCTCTCGGCGCTTTTGTTGAACAGCGAAATCCGTTCATCTGCATCGACTGCAATCATGGCATCTTTCGTTGAATTTAAAATAACCTCTTGCAAATACGATTGGTCTTTCAGCCGCCGAATGAGGTTTTCTTTTTCTTCAACCAATTCAGAAACGCTCGAAACGATGAACGCCGGAATCACCGTCGTTTTTTCAAACCGGCGGGCAACAGCACGATAAACGGATTCGTCCCCGGTCGTTTCAATGATGACATCCGCGTTTGACAGCAGCACATCCTTCCAGTGTTCATATACGGGAATTCCGTGTTTCCGTGCCAGTGCAGTCCCAGACGAACATTCATCGCCATCGATAACGGCAGTGACGTCGACTTTCTCGCTTTCCAGGAACATGTTTAAAAACGCCGTTCCTTGTTTGCCAGCGCCGATGATCATCACATTCTTCATGCCGCCCACTCCCGCTCGTTCAAAACGATCTTCGCGAATGCAAAATCTTTCATGGTTATATTTTACCTGTTTTCCTTGAACGAAGGCAACCATTTATCGGCGGCCGCATGTAGGCTTATGATAAAATAAAGGCTGTTGACATGTCGAAGGAGTGGTGTGCGATGCGTCTCATTGCCTGGCTGATCTTAATCATACCGGGCCTTTTGGCCGGTTACGGCATCAAGTGGATGCGCGATACGTTTTTCAACGAATTATCGGCGATTTTTCCTTATTTATGGGTGCAATTCTTGTGCGGCAGCGCAGCTTTTCTCTTTGGAATGAGCTTTATTGGAGGATTTTTAATGTTTCGGGAGAAAAAGAAACGCCAAAACCGCAAAAAGGACGGCTGAGCGCCGTCCTTTTTACATTATCCCGCTTTATGTTCGATTCTCAGCTTGTCGGCTACCATTGCGATGAACTCGCTGTTCGTCGGCTTCGCTTTCGACATTGAAATCGTGTAGCCAAACAAGGAGGAAATCGAATCGTAGTTCCCTCTGCTCCAAGCCACTTCGATGGCGTGGCGAATGGCTCTCTCGACCCGGCTCGAGGTCGTTTTGTATTTTTTCGCGATATCAGGGTACAACACTTTCGTGATCGATCCGAGCAGTTCGATGTCGTTATACACCATCGAAATCGCTTCCCGCAAATACATGTAGCCTTTAATGTGCGCCGGCACGCCGATCTCATGAATGATGCTTGTGATGCTTGCGTTTAGATCGAGCGGTTTGTCGCCGCCGACCGACGTGATGCTGGAGGTTCTATGTACGGCAGGTTTCGGTTTTCCGCTCACTTGGCGGATGTTGCTGGCCAAATTCTCCATGTCGAACGGTTTGAGTATGAAATACGATACGCCGAGACTGACCGCTTTTTTCGTGACGTCTTCTTGTCCGAACGCCGTCAACATGATAACTTTCGGCTGCGGCATATCCGGATGATCCCGCAACCTTTCAAGCACGCCGAGCCCGTCAAGATGAGGCATGATTATATCTAAAACAAGAACGTCGGGATTTGTTTCCTCCATCTTATTCAAACATTCTTGCCCGTTGTAAGCTTTCGCCACAACCTCCATGTCATTCTGTTTCGAAAGGAAATCATCCACAATGCTCACCAGTTCTTGATTGTCGTCGACCAAACATACTTTAATTTTCTCCACAAAGGTTCCTCCTCATTTTTTGTGCTCCACGTTATATTTTCGACAATTACCCGATAATTCCTTTTCTAAAATGAAAAATTAGGTCATTTTTCTTATTTTCTGATCGTTTCTTCATTTTACTCTGTATTTCGACGTGATGCGTCAGTTGACAAATCGAATTTTATAATTTTTTGTCGAATTTTCTATTGAAAAAAGACGAAGAGACAAGCGGTTAACTTGCCTTTCGTCTTGCCGTCGTATAACCGGCTTCATCGAGCATCCATTCAATGTGAACACCGTACCCGCTTGTTGGATCATTCACGAACACATGAGTCACGGCACCGATGAGTTTGCCGTTTTGAATAATGGGACTTCCGCTCATGCCTTGAACGATTCCGCCGGTTTTTTTTAACAATTCGGGATCGGTGACTTTGATCACGAGCCCTTTTGTTGAAGGAAATTTTTGCGGAACAGAGTTGACGATCTTGATGTCGAACGCTTCGACTTCATTGCCGTCGACGACAGTATAGATCTTTGCCGGTCCCTCTTTGACTTCTCGTGACAAACCGATCGGAATCGGTTTATGCGTCAACGCGACATTCGGATCGTGCTTTAATTTCCCGAAAATGCCGAACGGACTGTTTTCGCGCACACTGCCGAGAATTTCCTCGCTGCGCGTCAAATGTGCGATTTTCTCTCCAGGTTTTCCATGACTTCCTTTATCAATGGACGTGACCGTGGAGCCGACGATTTTACCCTTATTGACGATGACCGGCTTTTTCGTATCGATATCGGAAATGACATGACCCAAAGCGCCGTAAACCATAGTTTTTGGATCGTAAAACGTCAAAGTTCCGATGCCCGCTGCTGAATCACGAATATAAAGACCGATTTGATAAGCATCGTCATGCCGATCCTTCAACGGAGTTACTTTCTTGTTGATTTTCTTGTCTCCGCGCAGCAATGTAAGGGTTAACGATTCATCGTTCTTTCCTGCCTCTTTCACGAAAGGGGCCACATCTTCGAGTTCATGGATGGGATGTCCGTTGATCTTCGTGATCATGTCGCCGATTTTGATACCGGCGTTCTCTGCAGGGGAATGTTCTCCCGACTTTGTGGTAACCAAATGATACCCGACGACGAGCACGCCTACCGTATTCAGCTTCACGCCGATCGACTGACCGCCGGGAATGACTTTCAAGTCGGGAAGAACGTGAACGTTCGTCTTTTTGATCGGAAAGTCGCCGACGGACAATGCCAAACTTGTGGTGCCGATGTTTTCGCCTTTAACTTTTCCATCTGATACGGTTGCAATGCTCGATTCACCTGACACGTGTGTGGATGATGACAACAACGATTCCGAATCAAGCCATTGCAACGTCTCATTCTTCAATACGGCTACATGATTCGGAAGGCTGAAATATTGTTGAACGGGTTTAACAAATAAAATTCCAAGCAGTACGGCAAGGAGAACGAACCCTATCCAACGTCGTATATGCTCTGACTTCAATCCGCTTCACTCTCCTCGTCCAGCCCAACACCTCCGTTTTTTTGGCTGCATTTATAATCTTGCCTTACGCCGGCCCAAATATAACTGGGAAAACAGAGAAGTGCTGCCCATTTATAGGGCAGCACTTCAAACGGTCGATTTAAGCCGACCCGCAAGATCAAGTAATTCTTTTGCATGTTGTTTCGTCAATTCCGTCATTTCCGCTCCGGAAATCATCCGGCCGATTTCATCAATTTGCTGTTCGGTGTTCAAGGATTCGACCGATGTAATCGTCCGATCGCGGCTTTCCTTTTTCGTAATAAACAAATGCGTGTCCGCCATCGCTGCCACTTGCGGCAAATGCGTGATGCAAAAGACTTGGGAATGAGCGGAAAGGCGGTGAATCTTTTCAGCCATCGCTTGCGCGGCTCGTCCGCTCACACCTGTATCGACTTCGTCGAAGATGATCGACGTGATTCCCTCACCTTTGGAAAAGATGCTTTTCAACGCAAGCATGATCCGCGACAACTCTCCTCCGGAAGCCACTCGTGCCAGCGGCTTAAGCGGTTCACCCGGATTCGTCGAAATGAGAAATTCCACATCGTCGAGTCCGTCGCGGGCAAAATCGGAACGTTCGGAAAATTGGACGTCAAACCTTGTTTTTGCCATTTGCAATTCAGCCAATTCGTTCGTGATCGCCTCGATTAACCGGTTGGCCGTCTCCTTTCGGGCTTCGGTTAAACGCTTTGCGTCGACACGCAATTGCTCTTTGATCGATGCCAAGGCCGCTTTCGTTTCTTCCACTTGCCGGTCTCGGTTCGTTAATTGGTCCAGTTCGGCAGCAGCTTGGCGGCGGTATGCCAAGATGTCATTGACAGAATCACCGTATTTTTTCTTAAGTTTTTGAAGATCATGCAATCTCGATTCCAATTCATTCAAGCGTTCCGGATCATATGCAAGCGATTCGAACGTATCACGAATGGAAAACGTCATTTCTTCCAATAAATAATAATGATCGGCAAGCCGTTCGTGCATTTGCCGATAATCATCGTTGACGTTGGCGATCTGGGACAACGACTGCATCGCTTCTCCTACCCATTCCAATCCCCGCTGCTCCCCATTCAACGATTCGTACGATTTTTTCAGCGCGGCAAAAACGCGCTCGTAATTCGCAAGCACCGCCCGTTCCTCTTCCAGTTGTTCGTCTTCATTTGGAACGAGCGCCGCTTCGTCGATCTCTTCGACTTGAAAGCGGATCAAGTCGATCCGCTGCGCCGCTTCTTTTTCATTTTCATGCAGTTGTTTCCATCTTTTGCGCAATTCGACATAAGATTCGAATCGTTCACGGTATTTTTCAGACGTCTCGTCTACTTTCGTCCCGCCGAAGTTGTCGAGCAACGACAAATGCCGTTCGCTTTGGAGCAAATCTTGGTGTTCGTGCTGTCCATGAATGTCGATCAACTTCTTGCCGGTTTGTTTCAGCGCAGCGAGCGTAACCATTTTTCCATTGATCCGGCACACCGACTTGCCGGCCTTCGAAATTTCGCGACGCAATACAATCATCTCGTCGTCCGTTTCTAAACCGAGCGATGCCAATTCTTCGCGGCACGGATGTCCGTTGTCAATGTAAAATAAACCTTCAATTTCCGCCTTCTCTGCGCCGTGCCTGACAAATTCCGCCGAACCACGGCCGCCGATCAACAAACCGATCGCATCAATGATCATCGATTTTCCCGCTCCGGTTTCACCGGTAATTACCGTCATTCCTTTGTCGAACGAAAGATCGACGGATTCGATAATTCCGAAATGCCGAATCGACAATTCTCCTAACAAACGCACTCACACCCTTTGCCTCCATAATTCGTTATTGCAACAAGCTTAAAAAGCGTTCAGAAATTTCGGGGGCGTGTTGTTTCGAACGGCAGATGAGCAAAATCGTATCGTCCCCGCACAGCGTGCCGACCAGCCCGTCCCAATCGAGATCGTCAAGCAAATCCCCGATTGCATGTGCGTTGCCGGGCAACGTTTTCACGACAATCAATTGCTCAGCTTCGTCGAGACGAACAAACCCGTCTCTGAGCACTCGTTTCAAACGCGAAAGCGGATTCGTTCTTTGCCCGGAAGGCAAACTGTATTTATATCTGCCGTTTTGCATCGGCACTTTCACGAGACTAAGCTCTTTAATGTCCCTGGACACCGTTGCCTGCGTAACGTTGTATCCTTGCCGCCGCAACGTATCGACAAGCTCGTCCTGCGTTTCGATCTCCTTTTGCGCAATCAGTTCCATAATTTTGATATGTCTTTGCGATTTGTTCATCATGACCACCCTTATGGTTTCCTCTTTCATTATGATAGCCGATGGAAAAGAAAATGTACACGCATGGTACATTGAATGAGCATTAAGAGGAAGAGGACGAAGAAAATTCGCGGTGTGCTTGCTCGACGACCCGTCGGACGTGCGCATCATCCATGCAATTCTCCCCTGCAGAGGGCGGCAATCGCAAATGCAATAAAAATTCGATGTTGCCGTCGCCGCCGGTTATCGGCGAATACGACAAAGCCTGGACGGCGAATCCCGTCGCTTCCGCAAAAGCAACGATGTTTCTGACGACCATCTCATGGACGCGGGCATCCTTGACGATGCCTTTGCGGCCGACTTGTTCCCTGCCGGCTTCAAATTGCGGTTTCACAAGGGCAACGACATTTCCGTTCAGCTGCAAAATCTTCGCGAGCGGCGGCAAGATTAATTTTAACGAAATAAAAGATACATCGATCGTCGCGAAGTCCGGCAATCCTTGCGTGAACCATTGTTTTTCCGCATAGCGGAAATTCGTTCTTTCCATGACAATCACGCGAAGATCCGTGCGTAATTTCCATGCCAATTGATTATAACCGACATCCAGCGCATAGACGCGTTCAGCCCCGTGCTGCAAACAGCAATCGGTAAACCCGCCCGTTGATGCGCCGATGTCCAATACCGTCTTGTCCTTCGGGTCTAGATTGAATACCGATAGGGCCTTCTCCAACTTCAATCCGCCTCTGCCGACATACCGCAAGGTTTCGCCTTTTATCTCAAGCGGGCTCGTCCGATCCACTTTCGTCCCCGGCTTGTCAACGCGTTCATTGCCTGCAAACACAATGCCTGCCATGACCGCCCGTTTCGCCTTTTCCCGTGATTCAGCCAGTCCCGTTTCGACCAACAATACATCAATTCTCTCTTTGTCCTTTTTCATGATTTCACGCCTGCTGTTGTTTTTTGCCGGGTACAAGACTCCGAATGTTCTTGCATATGCCTTCAACGGTCAACCCGACTTCATTTAACAAATCGCCGACGCTGCCGTGCTCGATATAACGGTCCGGCAAGCCCATCCGCCGGATTTGTGACGTATCGTACCCTTGTTCATTGAAATATTCCAGCACCGCCGTACCGAATCCGCCTTTCAAGACGCCTTCTTCAACCGTAAGGATCGGCATGTGCTCATCCGCCAAACCGGACAACATCGCTTCATCCAACGGTTTCAGAAAACGCGCATTGATGATTTTTACGGAACAGCCTTCCAATGCGAGTGTTTCCGCTGCTTTTTCGGCGGTCTGGATCATCGGTCCGAACGAAAGAATCGCGGCATCGTATCCTTCGCGCACCACTTCCCAAGTGCCGATCGGAATTTCATGAAAATGCTCGTCCAATTCAACACCGATCCCGTTTCCGCGCGGCAGTCGTACAGCGATCGGTCCTTCATCGTAATGCACAGCAGTCGAAATCAAATGCTGCAGTTCGTTTTCGTCTTTCCCCATCGCAATTACCATGTTCGGCAAGGAACGCATGAAGGCGATGTCGAACACGCCATGATGCGTCTCCCCATCTGCCCCAACAAGACCGGACCGATCGACGGCAAAAACGACGTTCAGCTTTTGCCGGCATACGTCGTGGACAAGCTGATCGTACCCGCGTTGCAAAAACGTCGAATAAATGGATAATACCGGTTTCATCTTTTCGGCGGCCAGACCTCCGGCCATCGTCGTAGCATGTTGTTCGGCAATCCCGACATCGAAAAGGCGGTTGGGGAATTCCTTGCGAAAAGCTTCCAATTTCGACCCTACCGTCATCGCCGGCGTGAGAACGACAATGCGCTCGTCTTTCCTCGCCAGCTTGCGCAAAGCTTCGCTGACGACTTGGCTGTAGGCCGGCGGCGCCCCGACCGGCTTGATCAAATCCCCGGATTCGATTTTGTACGGTCCCGTGCCGTGCCATGTTCCAACGGTGTCGGACTCAGCAGGTTTGTACCCTTTCCCTTTTTGCGTCAAAACGTGCACGAGTTTCGGTCCGTGCATTTTCTTCGCATATTTCAGGTTTTCCGTTAAATCGGTGATGCTGTGCCCATTCACAGGACCGAGATACGTATAGCCGAGTTCTTCGAAAAACATTCCGGTCACAAACAAGTATTTCAACGAATCTTTCAACCGTTCAGCCGTGGATGCGAGACGGCCCCCGACCGGAACTTTTTTCAAAAACGTTTCAAATTCGTCTTTGGCGCGATTGTATTTCCCTGCCGTACGCAAACGGCCGAGTATGTTGTGAAGCGCCCCGACATTTGGAGCGATCGACATTTCATTATCGTTGAGAACGACGATTAAATCTTTCTGCTCATGCCCAATGTGATTCAATGCTTCAAGAGCCATACCGCCGGTCAATGCTCCGTCGCCGATGATCGCGATGACCGATTCGTTGCCGCCTTTTAAATCGCGGGCAGCCGCAATCCCCATCGCTGCCGAGAGCGATGTTGAGCTATGACCCGTTTCCCAATGATCATGTTCGCTTTCGGACCGTTTCGGAAATCCAGCCAGCCCTTTGTATTGCCGAAGCGAATCGAACTTGTCTGCACGGCCGGTCAAAATTTTGTGCACATATGACTGGTGTCCGACATCCCAAATGAATTTGTCTTTCGGGCTTTCGAACAATTTGTGCAAGACGAGCGTCAGTTCGACGACGCCAAGGTTCGGCCCGAGATGTCCGCCGGTGCGCGACAGTTTTCGGATGAGAAATTCCCGGATTTCCGCTGCCAATTGTTCAAGATCTTCGCTTGAATAAGATTTCATAAACGACGGATCATGAATGCTTTCAAGATTCATTTGGATGATGTCACTTCCTTTTAACGCCAGATTGGGTCGCATTGAACTTCTTTTGCGTCAATGAAAGCTTCAGCTTGCTTTCGATGAAGTAAAACAGCTTGCCAACCTGGAAGATGATTTGTGTCGCGTATCGTATGGCAAACGTTTTGCCAAACGCTTTACCTCCGACCGTCAACGCCGCGACGACGCTCGTAAATATGACGGAGACGACATATTGAAACGTGGAATCGCTTCCATATTCCAATTGTAAAGTGAGTTGCAAAACTACAGCCGCGACTGCGGTTCCGCTGACGAT from Bacillales bacterium includes the following:
- the recN gene encoding DNA repair protein RecN, whose product is MLGELSIRHFGIIESVDLSFDKGMTVITGETGAGKSMIIDAIGLLIGGRGSAEFVRHGAEKAEIEGLFYIDNGHPCREELASLGLETDDEMIVLRREISKAGKSVCRINGKMVTLAALKQTGKKLIDIHGQHEHQDLLQSERHLSLLDNFGGTKVDETSEKYRERFESYVELRKRWKQLHENEKEAAQRIDLIRFQVEEIDEAALVPNEDEQLEEERAVLANYERVFAALKKSYESLNGEQRGLEWVGEAMQSLSQIANVNDDYRQMHERLADHYYLLEEMTFSIRDTFESLAYDPERLNELESRLHDLQKLKKKYGDSVNDILAYRRQAAAELDQLTNRDRQVEETKAALASIKEQLRVDAKRLTEARKETANRLIEAITNELAELQMAKTRFDVQFSERSDFARDGLDDVEFLISTNPGEPLKPLARVASGGELSRIMLALKSIFSKGEGITSIIFDEVDTGVSGRAAQAMAEKIHRLSAHSQVFCITHLPQVAAMADTHLFITKKESRDRTITSVESLNTEQQIDEIGRMISGAEMTELTKQHAKELLDLAGRLKSTV
- the argR gene encoding transcriptional regulator ArgR translates to MNKSQRHIKIMELIAQKEIETQDELVDTLRRQGYNVTQATVSRDIKELSLVKVPMQNGRYKYSLPSGQRTNPLSRLKRVLRDGFVRLDEAEQLIVVKTLPGNAHAIGDLLDDLDWDGLVGTLCGDDTILLICRSKQHAPEISERFLSLLQ
- a CDS encoding DUF2627 domain-containing protein produces the protein MRLIAWLILIIPGLLAGYGIKWMRDTFFNELSAIFPYLWVQFLCGSAAFLFGMSFIGGFLMFREKKKRQNRKKDG
- the spo0A gene encoding sporulation transcription factor Spo0A, translated to MEKIKVCLVDDNQELVSIVDDFLSKQNDMEVVAKAYNGQECLNKMEETNPDVLVLDIIMPHLDGLGVLERLRDHPDMPQPKVIMLTAFGQEDVTKKAVSLGVSYFILKPFDMENLASNIRQVSGKPKPAVHRTSSITSVGGDKPLDLNASITSIIHEIGVPAHIKGYMYLREAISMVYNDIELLGSITKVLYPDIAKKYKTTSSRVERAIRHAIEVAWSRGNYDSISSLFGYTISMSKAKPTNSEFIAMVADKLRIEHKAG
- the spoIVB gene encoding SpoIVB peptidase — its product is MKSEHIRRWIGFVLLAVLLGILFVKPVQQYFSLPNHVAVLKNETLQWLDSESLLSSSTHVSGESSIATVSDGKVKGENIGTTSLALSVGDFPIKKTNVHVLPDLKVIPGGQSIGVKLNTVGVLVVGYHLVTTKSGEHSPAENAGIKIGDMITKINGHPIHELEDVAPFVKEAGKNDESLTLTLLRGDKKINKKVTPLKDRHDDAYQIGLYIRDSAAGIGTLTFYDPKTMVYGALGHVISDIDTKKPVIVNKGKIVGSTVTSIDKGSHGKPGEKIAHLTRSEEILGSVRENSPFGIFGKLKHDPNVALTHKPIPIGLSREVKEGPAKIYTVVDGNEVEAFDIKIVNSVPQKFPSTKGLVIKVTDPELLKKTGGIVQGMSGSPIIQNGKLIGAVTHVFVNDPTSGYGVHIEWMLDEAGYTTARRKAS
- a CDS encoding TlyA family RNA methyltransferase, which produces MKKDKERIDVLLVETGLAESREKAKRAVMAGIVFAGNERVDKPGTKVDRTSPLEIKGETLRYVGRGGLKLEKALSVFNLDPKDKTVLDIGASTGGFTDCCLQHGAERVYALDVGYNQLAWKLRTDLRVIVMERTNFRYAEKQWFTQGLPDFATIDVSFISLKLILPPLAKILQLNGNVVALVKPQFEAGREQVGRKGIVKDARVHEMVVRNIVAFAEATGFAVQALSYSPITGGDGNIEFLLHLRLPPSAGENCMDDAHVRRVVEQAHREFSSSSSS
- a CDS encoding sigma 54-interacting transcriptional regulator, with amino-acid sequence MKNVMIIGAGKQGTAFLNMFLESEKVDVTAVIDGDECSSGTALARKHGIPVYEHWKDVLLSNADVIIETTGDESVYRAVARRFEKTTVIPAFIVSSVSELVEEKENLIRRLKDQSYLQEVILNSTKDAMIAVDADERISLFNKSAERMTSLSRDKVIGQRISEVMPSTNLPRVLKSGKSEFHQEQMLENGRKIITTRIAMTDERGRTVGALAAFNDITEIVEMAEEVTNLKSIRTMLEAIIQSSEEAISVVDENGLGMMINPAYTRMTGLNSEDVVGKPATEDISEGESMHMQVLKTKRPVRGVHMKVGPRGRNVVVNVAPVIVDGEIKGSVGILHDVSEIQRLTDELNRAKQIIRTLEAKYTFDDIICASSTRMQQVVEQAKAAASTPVTILLRGESGTGKELFAHAIHNASDRKNGKFVRVNCAALSESLLESELFGYEEGAFSGARKGGKTGLFEEANGGSIFLDEIGELSPAIQAKLLRVLQENEIVRVGGTKPVSIDSRVIAATNVELDKRLKAGTFRKDLFYRLNRMPIQIPPLRERKEDLKWLCRHLLHKLNQEFGRNVEGLTEPALDYLHRYDWPGNVRELENVLGRAMIHMGFHARLLDREDIPLLGTSDYGRRRPPIEEREGQQSLSQLMSSFEKRIISETLHQQNHNKTKTAQALKISVRNLYYKMEKYGIE
- the dxs gene encoding 1-deoxy-D-xylulose-5-phosphate synthase translates to MNLESIHDPSFMKSYSSEDLEQLAAEIREFLIRKLSRTGGHLGPNLGVVELTLVLHKLFESPKDKFIWDVGHQSYVHKILTGRADKFDSLRQYKGLAGFPKRSESEHDHWETGHSSTSLSAAMGIAAARDLKGGNESVIAIIGDGALTGGMALEALNHIGHEQKDLIVVLNDNEMSIAPNVGALHNILGRLRTAGKYNRAKDEFETFLKKVPVGGRLASTAERLKDSLKYLFVTGMFFEELGYTYLGPVNGHSITDLTENLKYAKKMHGPKLVHVLTQKGKGYKPAESDTVGTWHGTGPYKIESGDLIKPVGAPPAYSQVVSEALRKLARKDERIVVLTPAMTVGSKLEAFRKEFPNRLFDVGIAEQHATTMAGGLAAEKMKPVLSIYSTFLQRGYDQLVHDVCRQKLNVVFAVDRSGLVGADGETHHGVFDIAFMRSLPNMVIAMGKDENELQHLISTAVHYDEGPIAVRLPRGNGIGVELDEHFHEIPIGTWEVVREGYDAAILSFGPMIQTAEKAAETLALEGCSVKIINARFLKPLDEAMLSGLADEHMPILTVEEGVLKGGFGTAVLEYFNEQGYDTSQIRRMGLPDRYIEHGSVGDLLNEVGLTVEGICKNIRSLVPGKKQQQA